The sequence ATGCAGCAAAGTATGCGCAGTTAAAGAGGTTCACGAAACACAGGACGAGGTGAAAATTCTTTCATTTGATTTACTCGGAATCCGTCAACGCCTTATGTCTGAACTTTCTCAACGCTATATGCACGTCGCCAAAACGTTTGCCAAAGGTAAAAAGTGGCGCCCTGGCGGGAACAAGCCATATCTAGAGCTTCTTCTTGCTCTGGCGAAGGTTCCTGACTCGGTTGTAACTTTTGATAAAATATTGAATTTAGTTCCAGACAGACGAAAACCAGGACTCAAGGCAATTCGTTCGCGTATTGCTGAAGTAATTTGGGATCCTTCAAAAAACATAGATATGAGAAAACACATTGCTTTCGAGTCAGATTCAGGTTTCTCGATAGAGGATCCACTATTCAGGTACTTCCTCTCTAATTTGCAAATAAGTGATCTCTATCGAGAAATAGGCATAGAACCTGATAACGTCGAACACTCTAAACTATATACTTATGACATTGGTTTCTCATTTGCGGGTGAAGTGCGTCTGATAGTTGAGACAATTAATACAGAATTAAAGAATGAAGATGTTGTTACATTCTACGACTATGACCAGCAATCTTTCTTACTTGCGCTCGATCTTGAAAATACTCTAAAAAGGATTTATAAAGAATCTTGTAGATACTACCTTGTATTTCTTGATGCAAATTACAGCGAGAAGGTCTGGACAAAGTATGAAAGAGACATCATGACAAAGTCTGGGCGCAAAAACCATATTATTCCTATATTACTTGATGAGAAGGGGACTGAGGGTACAGTAGGCATCCCCACAACGATAGGTTGCATTGACCTTCGGTCACAGTGGGCCTCTATAGTTAAATACGGCGCTGTCAATAAGGACACAAGAGAAATTCTTAGGAATAGGTGCATTATTCCGCTTCTTGAAAAGCTTGACACTTTCACAACAATCGTTTGATAGGATTGTCTGTCTACCCAAATGAACGAATGCCATAGAATAGATACTGCTGTAATAGCTGTCAAACAGATGATTTAAGGCTTGATTGTACAGCTTTAATCCAATTTATAGATCTTGCGAAATCACCTTTCAATCATTAATGTTATACTTTTTGCAACCATTCATTTTGCATAAAATAGATTAATATCTAATTTACTACACGTAATATAAATTAAGGAGAAAGACTACTAATCTCTCTACATTGATTATCCGCTT is a genomic window of bacterium containing:
- a CDS encoding TIR domain-containing protein — its product is MNGKKKLVEVFKTIGLPQYTYVKPAHYGEVRADVEQPGKHLLIEGPSGTGKTCVIYKIFEDLKWTNGTDFLYVSCRDANAEIQINNFFECISNSVSPSCPMIVIDDFHLLSVTRRMQIGGNLKRLSDRAYEQSSPPKAILIGIPASGISLLSDAYDLGPRLGSYKVTKASDNEIDQLITEGEIALNILFEDRDILLGESAGNFWLAQYICSKVCAVKEVHETQDEVKILSFDLLGIRQRLMSELSQRYMHVAKTFAKGKKWRPGGNKPYLELLLALAKVPDSVVTFDKILNLVPDRRKPGLKAIRSRIAEVIWDPSKNIDMRKHIAFESDSGFSIEDPLFRYFLSNLQISDLYREIGIEPDNVEHSKLYTYDIGFSFAGEVRLIVETINTELKNEDVVTFYDYDQQSFLLALDLENTLKRIYKESCRYYLVFLDANYSEKVWTKYERDIMTKSGRKNHIIPILLDEKGTEGTVGIPTTIGCIDLRSQWASIVKYGAVNKDTREILRNRCIIPLLEKLDTFTTIV